The genomic DNA TTCCACTCCATAACGCTCCCGGTACTGCTGCATACGGTACACCATGGGCTCGCTATCCGGTTGCTGTTCCAGCCAGTGAATAATATCGTTCATCGCAACAATACTCCCCACCGGCACCCCCAGGGATTGCTCCACTTCCTGAATCGCTGACAAGCCCTTGCCCGCCTCGGAGGGCTCTTTACCGCATTCCTGGCGATCCAGCGCCACCATGACCCCCGCCATGGTGGCCTCGGTCTTCTCGAACAGGGCCGCCACTTCACGAATGGCGGTCCCTGCGGTAATCACATCATCAATCACCAGCACCCGGCCCTTCAGTGGCGCCCCCACCAGCCAGCCGCCTTCGCCGTGGTCCTTGGCTTCCTTGCGGTTGAAGGCCCAGGG from Alcanivorax sp. includes the following:
- the pyrE gene encoding orotate phosphoribosyltransferase, with product MKNYKKHFLRFAQEREALKFGEFTLKSGRKSPYFFNAGTFNTGEALARLGRYYADAIVASGQEFDMLFGPAYKGIPLVAAVAVALAEHHGRDLPWAFNRKEAKDHGEGGWLVGAPLKGRVLVIDDVITAGTAIREVAALFEKTEATMAGVMVALDRQECGKEPSEAGKGLSAIQEVEQSLGVPVGSIVAMNDIIHWLEQQPDSEPMVYRMQQYRERYGVE